Sequence from the Cenarchaeum symbiont of Oopsacas minuta genome:
GTGTATGTATAATTGACTTAGACGTTCTAACAGCTCGGAATCCGTCATTTCACTTTTTTTGATCTTGTTCAATTCTTTATTTAATTTTCCTTTTAAAATTGAGATAGAATATGCCTTTCGTAATGTATCTATCATTATTTTTCTATCTGAAAATTTTTCCGTTTTATTCATTTTTACCAATCTTTCTATTATCCATTTTTGTGATGAATTTAATCTAATACTAAATGTCCTAGCCTTTATCTGTTCTACATCTTCAATAAATTTACTCCAACCAATGGATAACAATTTATCATAATTTGAAGGCAATGAATGAATTATTTTATCATTTGATTCTAAAATTTCTAATGCACTTTGTATTCTGATCTCTTTAATCTCTTTACATGCGTTGATTAAATAATATTTTTTTATTTTATTACTTTGATTAGTTCCACTTTCACACGCCAAAAGCAATTGCCCATCCGATTTTATATTGTTCGAGCTACGAATTCCATTAGGAATCGTCTTAAATTCTTTCCAAAACTTAGGATCATTTACTTGAATATCTCTTAGAATTTTCTCAAATTTGGAGGGCTCCAAAGGGTTTTTTCCTTCTCTATCTAGTATTGAATCATCACCTTTGTAAATTGCATAAAGATCTTTTGTGTTGATCTGTTCATTTGGCTTGAGTATCTTATAATCTTCACCAATTATCTGTTGTATATTATTGATTTTGCTATCGACATAATCCTCAAGTTTAAAATCTGCTTTCATTTCTTGAGCTAATAAAAAATTATGTACCATGATATTTTCATTTTCACTTCCAATTCTGTCAATTCTTCCTGCTCTTTGAATCAATCGGGTTGGATTCCAATGAAAGTCATAATTGATTATAATTTCTCCTGCTTGAAGATTTACACCTTCTGACAAGACATCTGTAGTGATCAATAAAGAAATTTGCTCGGATTTTTTAGTTTTTGTCTTACTGCCTGGATTATTGTCCGGATCAAATCTTCTCGCATACTCTATAGAATTCTTAGAAGAATCAATTTGTTCTTTAATCCCATTCCAATGTAGATAATCATTCAAGTATTTAGTCGTAGTGGCAAATTCTGAAAATACGATGATTTTCTTTCCAGAATATTCATTTTCAAGTAAATTTTGCAATTTGTGTAACTTGTCATCTGTTTTCCATGTTAGTCGATGAATTAATCCATCAATCGTTTCAAATATTTCAATATCATTTTGTATATCTAATGTTAATTTTTTAATGTCAAATGCCTCAAATTTATATTTTGTTTCTCCTGCTGCATGAATTTTTTCTTTAAATTTTTCAATTGTTTCAGGATCATTTATAGAGTCAGAGTCAGATTGTGCAATGTTATACATTTCCTTATAAGATACATCGCCGATAGGAATAATTCCTTTATCTAATAATGTTTGAAAAATTTTGTGTGTGTTAATATAGTGTTTAATACTTTGTTTGAATGCTTCAATACTACTCTCCATTCTTTTTAACAACAAAGTTCTGATCAATCCCATAAGTTTTGTGCCGGCAGCTCCTAGTTCTTTATATAATTCCATATCCTTATATTCATCTTTCACATACGAACCTAAACTATATCTTGCAAGTGTGAGATTTTTAGTGTTGTTATTAGATGAAGGTTTGGCAAGATAATCTACAATAGTTTGGTATTTTCTTTGATATACCTTATTAATATCATATTTTTCTGTTTTCATTTCACGTGTAGGAAAATATTTATTTTCATTACCAACTCGTAAATATTTTCTACCGTTTTTATCATTTATTCCATATTGTTTCAGAACATATCGTCTAGTACGTCTGACCATGATATTTCTTAACAAGTCAACTAAACTAACATTACCATTTTCAACTTGTCTAAAATATTTATCAAGATCAGTTTCGTTTGCAGGTGGAATAAATGTTTTTGGAGTTTGATGAAATAACATTATTTGATTTTTAATATCTAAAGCGCTATTAGAATATGGTGTTGCAGTTAGTAATATAGCTTTTGCATCTTGTGCCTGCATAAATTGATGTATATTTTCGTATCGTCTAGAATCATTGTTTCTAAAATGATGACTCTCATCAATTAATACCAAATCCCTACTTTTATATCTGTAATCTTGATACAATTCAAAATTATCTTGAGATAACACACCTTGTGATAAAATTTTTACATCAACTTCATATTCTTCACATATTTCTTCCCACATGGGAATTAGCAATGGTGGGCAAATGATCAAAGGTCGATATCCATGCAGTTGTAAATATTTTAACAATGTTGTGCCAACATATGTTTTACCTAACCCAACAACATCTCCAATTATCACGCCGCCATATGATTCAAACATTGTAAGTCCTTTATCAAATGCGTCTCTTTGAAATTTAAATAATTTTGGAAATTTTAATTCCCAGACCGGATCAATTTTGTGTTGCTCTTCTAATTTTCCTTTATATTCTAAATATATTGCTTTTAAAAACAAATCTCTAGGAGAATATACTTTTCCAGCCCATGATTTTGTTAGTATTAAATTAAAATCTTCAGTAAACAACAACCCTTCTTCCCATAATTCATTAAACCAGGTCAATAATTGATTTACGTCAGGAGAATTATACGTTTTGAGATTTAATTCACTATTGTGAGAAATTCCTGCAATAGACAAATTACTAGAACCTACAATTCCCATACCTTGCGTGAAATCTGTATTTTTTGGTTGAAAAATATAAGCTTTAGCATGAAGTTTTTCTTTTGGGTACACTCTGACTTCTAGTTGTTTAGTTTTCATCATTTCAATAAGCAACTCTACAACAGTTTTATCTTCAATAGATTGATTCATGTATTCTAAAGATTCTGTTATATTAGTTTTAGAATCTGAAATCACTTTGATTTTTCTATCCCTGTTTACAAAATTGGTTTCATTAATCTTACTGTGTACTTCTTTGATGTTATGAAATCCTTCAATTAGAGCTTCGGTGGTAGCTTTGTCAGTAGTATTAGAAATTAATAAACGAATTTTATCTACGTCTTTTAATGATGAAATTATCACTGAAAGTCCAGAAATAAAGAAATAGCCTACGGCAATACTAGCATTTCCAGTTTTCGGTAAAATTTTTAATAATTCATCTCTCAAAATTACATTTCTGTTATCAATCACATTATCTGCTTGAATCATGATATAATTGGTATGAGGTCAGCTATTAAACAATACGGAGCACCTCTTCAAAGATGTTCTTACCGTGCGCTTTCCATGTCAAAATGCACGTTAGAAAGTTTGACATTCTTTTCATAGATCCTGATCTGACCACTTATCTTACGGCGAACCACGACATCCCTCAATGCATGCTCGGCAGCATTGTTTGTAGGCGGAATGTTTTCATGTTCAATAAATGCAAACAGAGCTTCAGTTGAATTCTCAAACCGTTTTACAAGACTCTGATATTTCAAAACTACGATATCCATCCAACATGCGATCAAATGCGTATTCAAATTCATGCCTGGCTCTTGCATCACAATTGGCATTGTTTTTGGCATTCTCAAACAGCATGCACATCTTTTCGTAGAGTTTCCTGTATGCACCGCCGTGTCTTATCTCCATGTGTTTAACTGTACGCAGCTCGTGAGCCCAGCATCGTTGGCGCATTCCTCCAGGATCAAATCTCTTGTAAACTGGATATCCATCAGTTACTGCAACACCATTAAATTTATCCATATATGCGTCCATGACATATGCACCGCGACTCTTGTTTGCGATTATTGCAATGTTTTTCTCGTATGTGATGACCCATGTCCAAATTAACAATCCGTTTGATGTCTCATCAATATTAACAAACGGCGACTGTACAACCGTGTTTGTTATTGTTTTTGCATCTTTTTCCATTAGATCTGAGACATTTGAAATTATAGTGGATGTTGCAACAACCAAACCGCATACTGTTTTGACCAGATTGGTTATTTCATTATATGGAATTCTTGCCGCCCTGTATTGGACAACCAGAGCAAGTACATTCTTGCCATATGATCCTGATTTTGGTAGATCATTTTCTGCTTCACAGGTACGTTTGCAGTCTGCATACGCTGATTTGATGTCTAATCTCTTCTGCAACTGCTGGTTATAATATCACGCGTCTTTGTGTACGAATATTTCATGATGCCGCCACAACTGCATTTGGTATTTTTCATTGTATGATTAACGGTACTGGAAGGATTGTGTTTGCATGATGTTCCTTTGTGGCCTAGACTGCCGCCTGATTTTTTTGATGAAGGTAATTCACCGTTTTCTCTTGCCTTGCGTTTTTCACGTTTTTCTTTCAGATATTCAAGGGATCGTGTAGAGAGTTGGGGTTTTTGTAATACGCAAATTTATTCTGGAGAAATATGATTTCCTTATTCTGTGCATCCGCCTGATGTGTCAATTTTGCTGTCTTTTCTGTAAAAACTCTCACGCATTCTTCCAATTCACTGTATGTCGGACGTCTATCCCTCATGAAATGGATTGGTTATTGATATACTTGGATCGATATGATCGTGTATTATTGACTAATTTGTTAGTCATGAGCTGACCTCATACCATTTTTTTATTGGTATTTTAAATTTTAAGATAAAAGTCAAACACAAACAACAAGATCCAAATATGTTATAACACATATCTTTGTATGGATTATAAATTACAATTATTTTTGTGTACTAGTATGCATCAAAAAAATCATAATTATAACAACTTACTCCATTGCGTCTTGTGAGCGATGTTCTTCAAGATATGCCTTACGCATTTCATTATCTTGTTTTTTATCGAATACAATATCATCGTCTACTATTATAATCCCGCCATCCGATGGTAGATCATCTTTAGATTTCTTTGGTTTTTTCTTTGATCTCTTTACACTAGATTTTTTTACTTGGGTTTTTATCGGTTTTTTTACCCGCTTTTTCGTTATGGGGGATTTTTTCTTTGCTGGTTTCTTTTTTGCTTTGACAGCCATGAATTGCTAAATCACACAAAACCATGTAAATAAAGATTTTGTACGCGCACCTATTGTCCACGAATAAGAAAAATCATCAATAATTATAGCATATTTCTCTACAATTACGTCCAAATTGACAATATCAGGTTTAGGCATTTAGGCCATCAAAATGTTTAGATCTAGATTTTTGAGGATAGTTCGTGGTTAAGCGATGAATTGGTATCTGATATATCATAGTTATCGTTCTCAAAATGTGCAGATTATCGCATAAAGCCTAGTTCAATTCTTTGTATGGTAAACTTTGTCAATGGTCTTCTCTTTATATAATAAAGAGAGAAAGTCGCTCCTGATAGTTTGGCACATTTTACTAGAAAAGCCGATATGACTCAAAAAAGCCCATTATTTCACACTATCGAATTTAGCACAAGTCAAATATGACATGATCTGCGTCTAGTATATGGATCTGACTTTTGAGGATATAGTAAAAGCACAAAAGATCTTGTTGAATAGTGCAGATATCAGAAAAACCCCACTTGTGTTTTCTCCCACGTTTAGTAAACTTACTGGCTCTGATGTTTATCTAAAACAAGAGTTTCAACAGAAAACTGGTTCGTTTAAAATTAGAGGTGCATATTACAAAATAAGATCATTATCTGATGATGAGAAGAGAAAAGGAGTTGTTGCTGCATCTGCGGGAAACCATGCACAAGGTGTAGCATTTGCTGCATCCATTGAAGACATATCATGTACTATCATAATGCCCAAATCTGCATCTCCTGCAAAAGTTCTAGCTACAAAAGGATATGGTGCAACTGTGATATTAGATGGAGATAATTATGATGAAGCATCAAACATTGCAAAAAAAATGGCAATAGATACTGGAGCCACCATAATACATGCATTTGATGATCCACAAATTATGGCGGCGCAAGGAGTAGTAGGGTTGGAAATTTTACACGACTTGCCTGACGTGCAAGAAATTTATGTTCCAATCGGTGGTGGCGGATTGGCAGCTGGCATATTGGTTGCTGTAAAAGAAAAAAATCCCAACGTTCGTATAATTGGCGTACAATCAGAATCATACCATGCAATGAAGACATCTGTTGAGTCATCTATGTTGCAGGTGCAGAGTGGAAAAAGAACTATAGCAGACGGTGTAGCAGTAAGCAGACCTGGTGAAAAAACATTCTCTATTATTATGCAATTGATCGATGAAATAGTTACAGTAAGTGACGAACAAATCGTAAAGACAATGTTTATTCTTATGGAAAGAGCAAAGTCCGTTGTAGAACCTGCAGGGGCAATAAGTCTAGCATATCCACTTGCTGTTAAACCATCACCAGGAAAAAAAATTGCTTGTGTACTTGCAGGCGGTAACGTGGATATGTATCTGCTTGGACAGATAGTTGACAAGGGACTAGTTCACATGGGACGCTTGTTGAGAATAACTGTGCTGCTACCAGATAGGCCTGGTGCGTTCAAAGATGTCGTAGATGCCATTACCGCATCGGATGCAAATATAGTTGAAGTAGTTCACGATCGGTTTAGCTCAAAGATAAACGCAGGCTCTGCTGGAGTGACATTAAGTCTTGAAATGCAAGGAAGACACGATGCAAAAAAACTACTTGAACGGCTTCAAGTTAAAGGAATACAGTTTGAGCTTTTAACATAGGGATAAAGTTGGCAATAGTTCTTGGTATTATAGGTGGGGGGCAGCTTGGGATGATGCTTGCAGAGGCAGCAAAAAAAATGCCCGATAACATATCAGAGGTTGTAGTACTTGACCCAACTTTAGGATGCCCTGCAGCACAGATTGGCGTATCACAGATAGTGGCAAATTTTGATAATTATAAAGCAATAAAAGAACTAGCTAAAAGATCAGATATCATAACATATGAGATAGAGTCAGGGAATGCAGACGCACTTGAATCAGTCTCCAATATAGTACAAGTAAGCCCATCTCCAGATACGTTGCGTACCTTACAAGACAAGTATATTCAAAAACAATTTCTACATAAACATGATATACCTGTTGGGAAATTTTCTGTAATAAATTCCATCGATGATGTGTACACAAAAGCAAGAGAGTTTGGCTTTCCAGTATTGTTAAAGGCTAGATATGGAGCATATGATGGACGTGGAAACTATCTTGTTGATTCTGAGTCGTGCATAGAAAAAGCATATGAATATTTTTCAGGTAAACCTGTCTATATGGAGCGTCATATTGATTTTGATTTAGAAGTGTCAGTTATTGCAGCAAGAAATACAAAAGGAGAGATAAAAACATACCCTTTGGTTGAAAATATCCACAAAGATGGAATACTATGCACCACAGTTGCCCCAGCTAGAACAGATTCGCAAGTAGCACAAAATGCTGAACAGATATCACATATGGTGATGGAAAATCTCAAAGGAGCAGGAGTGTTTGGAATTGAGATGTTTGTGACCTCTGATAGAAAGGTCTTAATCAATGAAATTGCTCCACGTGTACACAATTCAGGACATCATACGCTACAATCAAGTGCAACTACACAGTTTGAACAGCATCTTCGGGCAATATTGGGGCTAAAACTTGGCAGTACTATACTTTTACATCGTACTGTGATGCAGAATATACTAGGTCCAAAATCATTTTCTGGTGCATACACTTGTGACGATATTATAGGTGATGGGGTATATTTGAAAATGTACAATAAATCAGAATCACGGCCGTTGAGAAAATTGGGCCATCTCAACGTAGTAGAGACTAGTACAAACGAGGATCTAATTTCACGTGTAATGTCCATAAATATATCCATAAAACCCACATAATTTTTCAAATGTAAAATTATGTGGTGCCAGGGGCGAGATTCGAACGCGCGACAGCTCGGTCTTCAGCCGAGTGCTCTCCCGGGCTGAGCTACCCTGGCACTATAACAAATCTATGACAAGTGGTTAAAGTATGTTTTGTGTATTTTTAAAAATACATAATCAGACTTTTGATAGAATATTTCACGCAAAATACATTTCATTAATAATATCGAATATGTTACATTGAATTATGATGGAAGAATTTTTCAGTGCGATTACAAGTCTCAAAAAAATACAGCGTCAAGGTTGGATAGATAAAGCTGGAATTGATAATCCTGAATCGGTGGCAGATCATTCATACTCGGTGGCAGTTATGGCAATGGTATTTGGTGACGATGCAAAGATGGATTCATGTAAAATGATTCAAATGGCACTGTTACATGATATGGCCGAATCAATAATTGGTGATCTAACACCAGAGATGATCACAAAGGTAGATAAAACCATCATAGAGTCAGCAGCAATTGAAAATATTACAAAGACACTTCCAAAAC
This genomic interval carries:
- a CDS encoding DEAD-like helicase domain-containing protein — its product is MIQADNVIDNRNVILRDELLKILPKTGNASIAVGYFFISGLSVIISSLKDVDKIRLLISNTTDKATTEALIEGFHNIKEVHSKINETNFVNRDRKIKVISDSKTNITESLEYMNQSIEDKTVVELLIEMMKTKQLEVRVYPKEKLHAKAYIFQPKNTDFTQGMGIVGSSNLSIAGISHNSELNLKTYNSPDVNQLLTWFNELWEEGLLFTEDFNLILTKSWAGKVYSPRDLFLKAIYLEYKGKLEEQHKIDPVWELKFPKLFKFQRDAFDKGLTMFESYGGVIIGDVVGLGKTYVGTTLLKYLQLHGYRPLIICPPLLIPMWEEICEEYEVDVKILSQGVLSQDNFELYQDYRYKSRDLVLIDESHHFRNNDSRRYENIHQFMQAQDAKAILLTATPYSNSALDIKNQIMLFHQTPKTFIPPANETDLDKYFRQVENGNVSLVDLLRNIMVRRTRRYVLKQYGINDKNGRKYLRVGNENKYFPTREMKTEKYDINKVYQRKYQTIVDYLAKPSSNNNTKNLTLARYSLGSYVKDEYKDMELYKELGAAGTKLMGLIRTLLLKRMESSIEAFKQSIKHYINTHKIFQTLLDKGIIPIGDVSYKEMYNIAQSDSDSINDPETIEKFKEKIHAAGETKYKFEAFDIKKLTLDIQNDIEIFETIDGLIHRLTWKTDDKLHKLQNLLENEYSGKKIIVFSEFATTTKYLNDYLHWNGIKEQIDSSKNSIEYARRFDPDNNPGSKTKTKKSEQISLLITTDVLSEGVNLQAGEIIINYDFHWNPTRLIQRAGRIDRIGSENENIMVHNFLLAQEMKADFKLEDYVDSKINNIQQIIGEDYKILKPNEQINTKDLYAIYKGDDSILDREGKNPLEPSKFEKILRDIQVNDPKFWKEFKTIPNGIRSSNNIKSDGQLLLACESGTNQSNKIKKYYLINACKEIKEIRIQSALEILESNDKIIHSLPSNYDKLLSIGWSKFIEDVEQIKARTFSIRLNSSQKWIIERLVKMNKTEKFSDRKIMIDTLRKAYSISILKGKLNKELNKIKKSEMTDSELLERLSQLYIHYNLQNRVTRDEEESKSPRILYSKYVENQNE
- a CDS encoding Transposase, with the translated sequence MKYQSLVKRFENSTEALFAFIEHENIPPTNNAAEHALRDVVVRRKISGQIRIYEKNVKLSNVHFDMESAR
- a CDS encoding Transposase, encoding MQKRLDIKSAYADCKRTCEAENDLPKSGSYGKNVLALVVQYRAARIPYNEITNLVKTVCGLVVATSTIISNVSDLMEKDAKTITNTVVQSPFVNIDETSNGLLIWTWVITYEKNIAIIANKSRGAYVMDAYMDKFNGVAVTDGYPVYKRFDPGGMRQRCWAHELRTVKHMEIRHGGAYRKLYEKMCMLFENAKNNANCDARARHEFEYAFDRMLDGYRSFEISESCKTV
- a CDS encoding threonine ammonia-lyase, with product MDLTFEDIVKAQKILLNSADIRKTPLVFSPTFSKLTGSDVYLKQEFQQKTGSFKIRGAYYKIRSLSDDEKRKGVVAASAGNHAQGVAFAASIEDISCTIIMPKSASPAKVLATKGYGATVILDGDNYDEASNIAKKMAIDTGATIIHAFDDPQIMAAQGVVGLEILHDLPDVQEIYVPIGGGGLAAGILVAVKEKNPNVRIIGVQSESYHAMKTSVESSMLQVQSGKRTIADGVAVSRPGEKTFSIIMQLIDEIVTVSDEQIVKTMFILMERAKSVVEPAGAISLAYPLAVKPSPGKKIACVLAGGNVDMYLLGQIVDKGLVHMGRLLRITVLLPDRPGAFKDVVDAITASDANIVEVVHDRFSSKINAGSAGVTLSLEMQGRHDAKKLLERLQVKGIQFELLT
- a CDS encoding N5-carboxyaminoimidazole ribonucleotide synthase, whose amino-acid sequence is MAIVLGIIGGGQLGMMLAEAAKKMPDNISEVVVLDPTLGCPAAQIGVSQIVANFDNYKAIKELAKRSDIITYEIESGNADALESVSNIVQVSPSPDTLRTLQDKYIQKQFLHKHDIPVGKFSVINSIDDVYTKAREFGFPVLLKARYGAYDGRGNYLVDSESCIEKAYEYFSGKPVYMERHIDFDLEVSVIAARNTKGEIKTYPLVENIHKDGILCTTVAPARTDSQVAQNAEQISHMVMENLKGAGVFGIEMFVTSDRKVLINEIAPRVHNSGHHTLQSSATTQFEQHLRAILGLKLGSTILLHRTVMQNILGPKSFSGAYTCDDIIGDGVYLKMYNKSESRPLRKLGHLNVVETSTNEDLISRVMSINISIKPT
- a CDS encoding metal dependent phosphohydrolase, which translates into the protein MMEEFFSAITSLKKIQRQGWIDKAGIDNPESVADHSYSVAVMAMVFGDDAKMDSCKMIQMALLHDMAESIIGDLTPEMITKVDKTIIESAAIENITKTLPKPLREKYRAIWEEYAAHQSKESKMVHEIDKFDMGLQANIYAKDGASSRKDLQVFIESAEKKITNPKIKSMLELFSK